The Rhododendron vialii isolate Sample 1 chromosome 6a, ASM3025357v1 genome includes a window with the following:
- the LOC131331218 gene encoding probable BOI-related E3 ubiquitin-protein ligase 2, which translates to MALHQHHQFQQQQSSKPFGYLHSIDGQIPPPAAFFNAPNLLDHSHHPPYIPPFHVVGFAPGPVPAADGSDGGVELPWNYGLEPSKKRLKEQDFLENNSQMSSVDFFNQARSVSTGLGLSLDNGRLASSGDSPFLGLIINDEIDRELQRQDAEIDRFLKVQGDRLRQEVVKKVQDNQLQTLSFVEEKVLRKLHQKEAEVENINKKNAELELRMEQLAVEAGAWQQRAEYNENVINTLKFNLQQVYAQSRDSKEGCGDSEVDDTASCCNGRTTDFHLLCKENNERKLLMTCKVCRVNEVCMLLLPCKHLCLCKECDNKLSLCPLCQSAKFMSFEVYM; encoded by the exons ATGGCTCTGCACCAGCACCATCaattccaacaacaacaatcatCGAAACCCTTCGG GTATTTACACAGCATCGACGGTCAGATTCCGCCTCCTGCCGCCTTTTTCAACGCCCCTAATCTCCTCGATCACTCTCACCACCCTCCTTACATCCCTCCat TCCATGTGGTAGGGTTTGCACCCGGTCCGGTTCCTGCGGCGGATGGGAGTGACGGGGGAGTTGAATTGCCGTGGAACTATGGTTTGGAACCAAGCAAAAAGAGATTGAAGGAGCAGGATTTCTTGGAGAACAATTCGCAGATGTCATCGGTGGATTTTTTCAATCAAGCACGATCGGTGTCCACTGGTTTAGGTTTATCACTTGACAACGGTCGATTGGCTTCGTCAGGTGACTCGCCTTTTCTTGGCCTTATCATTAATGATGAGATTGATCGTGAGTTACAGAGACAAGATGCTGAGATTGATAGATTCCTTAAAGTTCAG GGTGATCGACTGCGGCAAGAAGTTGTGAAGAAGGTTCAGGATAACCAACTTCAAACTCTCTCGTTTGTTGAAGAAAAAGTCCTTCGCAAACTTCATCAGAAAGAAGCGGAGGTGGAAAACATTAACAAGAAGAATGCAGAACTTGAATTGCGAATGGAACAGTTGGCAGTGGAAGCGGGTGCTTGGCAACAAAGGGCGGAATACAATGAAAATGTAATTAACACCCTCAAGTTCAATCTTCAACAAGTCTATGCACAAAGCAGAGATAGTAAGGAAGGGTGTGGTGATAGTGAGGTAGATGATACAGCCTCTTGCTGCAATGGTCGCACTACTGATTTTCACCTTCTCTGCAAGGAGAACAATGAGCGGAAACTGTTGATGACTTGTAAGGTTTGTAGAGTTAATGAAGTTTGCATGCTTTTATTACCTTGTAAGCATCTGTGCCTGTGTAAAGAATGCGACAATAAGCTTAGTCTATGTCCCTTGTGTCAGTCTGCCAAGTTCATGAGCTTTGAGGTCTATATGTAA
- the LOC131331219 gene encoding protein RALF-like 34 — translation MALPPPLSLLLTALLLLFLSTSLSRAQTDSTPTLRLTTQSLDWPSNDFAIFDDGDIDGISTEADRRSLYWTARHYYISYGALSANRIPCPARSGRSYYTHNCYSASGPVRPYSRGCSAITRCRI, via the coding sequence ATGGCTCTTCCACCTCCACTCTCCCTCCTCCTCAccgccctcctcctcctcttcctctccacctccctctcccGAGCCCAGACCGACAGTACCCCAACCCTCCGCCTTACCACCCAATCCCTCGACTGGCCCTCCAACGACTTCGCCATTTTCGACGACGGAGACATCGACGGCATCAGCACGGAAGCCGACCGGAGGTCTCTTTACTGGACAGCAAGGCACTATTACATCTCCTACGGAGCTCTGTCGGCGAACAGGATCCCGTGTCCGGCGAGATCGGGGAGGTCTTACTATACCCACAACTGTTACAGTGCCAGCGGGCCCGTTCGACCCTATTCGAGAGGCTGCTCTGCAATCACTCGTTGCAGAATATAG